Proteins encoded together in one Lathyrus oleraceus cultivar Zhongwan6 chromosome 5, CAAS_Psat_ZW6_1.0, whole genome shotgun sequence window:
- the LOC127078460 gene encoding uncharacterized protein LOC127078460 codes for MKTTSANTKKRSSSVKTSSVKCPKSEDSQHFSVTLHHGGEFYRVFEEEIIYRGGTDTTVNGIHVSNWNMDNIEKLLSRLGYKADCVRVWTKVLEIQDGFFLIRKDDDAVDDFALYFSAMNVKGDLYVEHSTGNMDPADREPKCVNDDDHPPDNGIVMLDEEKVEGLDDSEDERATAYFDGFEGIDVTKPIREEPNNSMEEPNKSMDSDDVYYSDELNSSDPDDSCDEERPKYARFRKEHLNKDFIFKWGMEFNTLDDFRAAIREWSVLNGREISFVKNEGDRVRVVCKHKCGFLVLCSKVGHKETFAIKTLVHKHTCARVLNNKSASSKWVAKHVVKRMQTSDTVRIRDIIQDMRQTYSVGITVAKAWRAKLIAKKIIEGDADNQYASIWRYAEELRRVNHGNTVKINVERPSPSIQPRFGSFYFCFDGCKKGFIHGCRPFVGVDGCHLKTKYGGQLLIAVGRDANDQYFPLAFGVVENETKESWRWFIQLLMEDIGQDRRYVFISDQQKGLVAVFEELSDTIEHRLCLRHLYANFKKRFGGGALIRDLMMGAAKATYYQAWVQKMNELKNADPNAWTWLMVVPTKSWCKHAFSFYPKCDTLMNNISESFNATILAARDKPILTMCEWIRKYLMNRLSTSASKLENWPHKVTHSYNTHEFIVDIAKRSCSCNFWELVGIPCRHAVAALSYRKQNPDEFVDACYTREKFALCYGFSVSPINGQDMWPEVEMEPPLPPAYKNGPGRPKKIRIRESGEDGARKRRSGVAYKCTKCDNFGHNAMTCKATTQDPNALKRKVIHCDIHFVLHSTFCLTFFIVICIVMTTIHCVLHC; via the exons atgaagacAACCTCAGCGAATACGAAGAAGCGATCCAGCTCAGTGAAGACGAGCTCAGTGAAGTGTCCAAAGTCCGAG GATTCACAACACTTTAGTGTTACACTCCACCATGGGGGTGAATTTTACAGGGTTTTTGAAGAAGAAATTATATACAGAGGGGGTACGGATACGACAGTTAATGGGATACATGTTTCAAATTGGAACATGGATAACATTGAGAAGTTGTTGAGTAGGTTAGGGTATAAGGCTGATTGTGTTAGGGTATGGACAAAAGTTTTAGAAATTCAAGATGGTTTTTTTCTGATTAGGAAAGATGATGATGCTGTTGATGATTTTGCTCTATACTTTAGTGCAATGAATGTGAAAGGAGATTTGTATGTTGAACATAGTACTGGGAACATGGACCCTGCTGATAGGGAACctaaatgtgtgaatgatgatgaccACCCCCCTGATAATGGAATTGTAATGTTAGATGAGGAGAAGGTAGAGGGGTTAGATGACAGTGAAGATGAAAGAGCTACTGCTTACTTTGATGGTTTTGAAGGAATAGATGTTACTAAGCCTATTAGGGAGGAGCCCAATAACAGTATGGAGGAGCCCAATAAGAGTATGGATTCAGATGATGTATACTATAGTGATGAGTTGAATAGTTCTGACCCAGATGATTCTTGTGATGAAGAAAGGCCCAAGTATGCTAGGTTTAGGAAAGAGCATCTAAACAAAGACTTTATATTCAAGTGGGGTATGGAATTCAACACACTTGATGACTTTAGGGCAGCTATCCGTGAGTGGTCAGTGCTTAATGGGAGGGAAATTTCTTTTGTGAAAAATGAGGGAGATAGGGTAAGGGTGGTGTGTAAGCATAAATGTGGGTTTTTAGTCTTATGCTCTAAGGTGGGCCACAAGGAGACTTTTGCTATAAAAACACTTGTACATAAGCACACATGTGCTAGGGTTTTGAACAACAAGTCTGCTAGCTCAAAGTGGGTGGCCAAGCATGTGGTAAAGAGGATGCAAACTTCTGATACAGTCAGGATAAGAGACATCATCCAAGATATGAGGCAAACATATTCTGTGGGTATTACTGTTGCAAAAGCATGGAGGGCTAAGCTAATTGCCAAGAAGATAATTGAAGGTGATGCTGACAATCAGTATGCTTCCATATGGAGGTATGCAGAAGAACTAAGAAGGGTAAACCATGGCAACACTGTGAAGATAAATGTAGAAAGACCTAGTCCATCCATACAACCAAGGTTTGGGTcattttatttctgttttgatggCTGTAAGAAAGGCTTTATTCATGGATGCAGACCATTTGTGGGGGTTGATGGATGTCACTTAAAGACCAAGTATGGTGGACAGTTACTTATTGCTGTAGGCAGGGATGCTAATGATCAATACTTCCCTTTGGCATTTGGTGTGGTTGAAAATGAAACAAAGGAGAGTTGGAGATGGTTTATACAACTACTAATGGAGGACATTGGTCAGGATAGAAGATATGTATTTATCTCTGATCAACAGAAG GGACTTGTGGCTGTATTTGAAGAATTGTCTGATACTATTGAGCATAGATTATGTCTTAGGCACTTGTATGCTAATTTCAAGAAAAGGTTTGGTGGAGGAGCCCTTATTAGAGATTTAATGATGGGAGCTGCTAAAGCCACATACTATCAGGCATGGGTCCAAAAGATGAATGAATTGAAGAATGCAGATCCCAATGCTTGGACTTGGTTGATGGTTGTTCCTACCAAAAGCTGGTGTAAGCATGCCTTTTCTTTTTACCCTAAATGTGATACATTGATGAATAATATCTCAGAGTCTTTTAATGCTACCATTCTAGCTGCTAGGGACAAACCTATACTCACAATGTGTGAGTGGATAAGAAAATATCTGATGAATAGGTTATCCACCTCTGCAAGTAAACTAGAAAATTGGCCACATAAG GTTACACATAGTTACAACACACATGAATTTATTGTTGACATTGCTAAAAGGTCATGTAGTTGTAATTTTTGGGAATTAGTAGGAATTCCATGTAGGCATGCTGTAGCTGCTCTGAGTTATAGAAAGCAAAACCCTGATGAATTTGTTGATGCTTGTTACACAAGAGAAAAGTTTGCACTATGTTATGGATTTTCAGTAAGTCCAATCAATGGTCAAGATATGTGGCCAGAAGTTGAGATGGAACCACCTCTACCACCTGCATATAAAAATGGTCCTGGTAGACCTAAGAAGATTAGGATAAGAGAAAGTGGAGAGGATGGTGCAAGGAAGAGAAGATCTGGTGTTGCATATAAGTGCACCAAATGTGATAATTTTGGTCACAATGCTATGACTTGTAAGGCTACCACTCAGGATCCCAATGCACTTAAAAGAAAGGTAATTCATTGTGATATACATTTTGTCTTACATTCTACATTCTGTCTTACATTCTTCATTGTGATATGCATTGTGATGACAACCATACATTGTGTCTTACATTGTTGA
- the LOC127085052 gene encoding probable LRR receptor-like serine/threonine-protein kinase At2g16250: protein MVDRRFILWFVLLLLFLCFEVTLEQIEIQPLSSPQERAALLQLRASLGLRTKEWPRKPDPCLIWTGISCRNGRVVGINISGFRRTRIGRINPQFSVDALVNFTLLQSFNASGFYLPGSIPDLFGFSLGTLRVLDLRSCSIGNAIPNSIGNLTRLTALYLSDNNLTGNVPDSLGQLSSLSVLDLSGNSLTGIIPESFGFLANLSSLDLSGNFFSGPVLSGLGNLSRLQYLNLSGNSLNSLPAQLGGLVSLVDLDLSENSFSGSILPDLKGLGNLQIIVVRRNNFTGSLPVELWSLPRLTFVDVSSNSFSGLLPNSSSSVDSTVAVLNISHNMFYGGLKPVLRRFSYVDLANNYYEGRVLDFMHNVSLDSNCLQSATNQKSTVECASFYADRGLRFDNFGQPNTTKPVEGSGKSNKTKIILAAVLGGLGLLALLALLLVLLLLCTRKRGNSSQRGNGVGPAPAAGSPPPPGVSINLANVGDSFTYHQLLQATGDFNDGNLIKQGHTGDFFNGVLENGIPVVIKRIDTRSMKKDAYLSELDFFNKVSHPRFVPLLGHCLENENEKFLVYKLMPKGDLSNCLFFKNTTSEDGTLQSLDWITRLKIATGAAEAISYLHHDCIPPIVHRDIQASSILLDDKYEVRLGSLSEACTQEGDTHQSKITRFLRLPQSSEQGASGLPTSVCTYDVYCFGKVLLELVTGKLGISASSEGELKDWFDQILPCISMYDKEPVTKIVDPSLVVDEDFLEEVWAISIVARSCLNPKPSRRPPMRYVLKALENPLKVVREESSSSARLKATSSRGSWNATLFGSWRQSSSDVTTIPAASGTKLEGASSLKLSATSSSSSRRRHSNEICPEPSFRLPDIERMEHEGGREA from the exons ATGGTGGATCGAAGATTCATACTGTGGTTTGTGCTGTTGCTATTGTTTTTGTGTTTTGAGGTAACATTGGAACAGATTGAGATTCAGCCATTGAGTTCACCTCAGGAACGTGCTGCACTTCTTCAACTTCGAGCTTCTTTGGGTTTGAGAACCAAAGAATGGCCAAGAAAGCCTGACCCTTGTTTAATCTGGACTGGTATTTCGTGTCGGAATGGCCGTGTTGTTGGGATCAATATATCGGGTTTTAGAAGAACAAGAATTGGTAGAATAAACCCTCAATTTTCTGTTGATGCTTTGGTTAATTTCACTTTGTTGCAGTCTTTTAATGCCTCTGGTTTTTACCTTCCTGGTTCTATTCCTGATTTGTTTGGGTTTAGTCTTGGGACGCTACGCGTGCTTGATCTTCGTTCTTGTTCGATTGGAAATGCTATTCCGAATTCTATTGGGAATTTGACTAGGCTTACTGCTCTTTATCTTTCTGATAATAATCTTACTGGAAATGTTCCTGATAGTTTAGGTCAACTCTCGTCGCTTTCGGTTCTTGATCTCTCGGGGAATTCGCTTACGGGGATTATACCAGAGTCTTTTGGCTTTCTTGCGAATCTTTCTTCACTTGATTTGTCGGGTAATTTTTTTTCCGGGCCTGTTCTTTCGGGTTTAGGGAATCTTTCTAGGTTACAGTACTTGAATCTTTCTGGTAATAGTTTGAATTCTTTGCCTGCACAATTGGGAGGTCTCGTTAGCTTGGTTGACCTTGATCTTAGTGAGAACTCTTTCTCCGGCAGCATTCTTCCGGATTTGAAAGGGTTGGGGAACTTGCAGATTATAGTTGTGAGGAGAAATAATTTTACCGGTTCTTTGCCTGTTGAGTTGTGGTCATTGCCGAGATTGACGTTCGTAGATGTGTCTTCCAATAGCTTCAGTGGTTTGCTTCCCAATTCTAGTTCCTCTGTCGATTCTACTGTTGCGGTTCTAAATATATCTCATAACATGTTTTATGGAGGTCTTAAACCTGTGCTCAGAAGGTTCAGTTATGTTGATCTTGCAAACAATTATTATGAGGGTAGGGTTTTGGATTTCATGCATAATGTATCATTAGATAGTAACTGTCTTCAGAGTGCGACAAATCAGAAGTCAACGGTGGAATGTGCGTCGTTTTATGCGGATAGGGGCCTCCGTTTTGATAATTTTGGACAACCGAATACGACAAAACCTGTAGAAGGTTCTGGGAAAAGTAATAAAACTAAGATAATATTGGCGGCAGTTTTGGGTGGACTTGGTTTACTTGCACTTTTGGCTTTGCTACTGGTACTGTTGCTTTTGTGCACTCGTAAAAGGGGTAATTCAAGTCAAAGGGGTAATGGCGTGGGCCCTGCTCCTGCCGCAGGAAGTCCTCCGCCTCCTGGTGTATCGATAAACCTTGCAAATGTAGGAGACTCGTTTACGTATCATCAGTTGCTTCAGGCAACGGGAGATTTCAACGATGGAAATCTTATAAAACAAGGCCACACCGGGGATTTCTTCAACGGTGTTTTGGAAAATGGGATTCCCGTTGTCATCAAAAGGATTGACACGCGATCTATGAAAAAGGATGCTTACCTATCGGAATTGGACTTTTTTAATAAGGTTTCTCATCCGAGATTTGTTCCCTTATTAGGTCACTGCTTAGAAAACGAAAACGAGAAGTTCCTGGTTTATAAACTTATGCCAAAAGGGGACTTGTCTAACTGCTTATTCTTCAAAAATACCACATCTGAAGATGGTACTTTGCAGTCATTGGACTGGATAACTAGGTTAAAGATTGCTACTGGAGCAGCAGAGGCCATATCGTATCTGCATCATGACTGTATTCCACCTATTGTTCACAG AGATATTCAAGCGAGCAGTATACTTCTTGATGACAAGTATGAAGTTCGGTTAGGAAGTCTAAGTGAAGCCTGTACTCAAGAAGGTGATACACATCAAAGTAAAATCACCCGGTTTCTGCGATTGCCTCA GTCCTCTGAACAAGGTGCATCTG GTTTGCCAACATCTGTTTGTACCTATGATGTTTATTGCTTTGGGAAAGTGTTACTTGAACTTGTGACTGGTAAGCTGGGCATTAGTGCATCAAGTGAGGGTGAATTGAAGGATTGGTTTGATCAGATTCTACCTTGCATTAGCATGTATGACAAGGAGCCCGTGACGAAAATCGTTGACCCGTCTCTTGTTGTGGACGAGGATTTCTTAGAGGAAGTGTGGGCAATATCCATTGTTGCCAGGTCTTGCCTAAACCCAAAACCTTCAAGACGACCCCCAATGAGATACGTTCTCAAGGCTTTGGAAAACCCTTTAAAAGTTGTAAGAGAAGAAAGTTCGAGTTCTGCGCGGCTTAAAGCAACCTCTTCTAGAGGCTCTTGGAATGCTACTTTGTTTGGTAGTTGGCGTCAGAGCTCGTCTGATGTAACCACAATCCCTGCAGCTTCTGGTACAAAACTAGAAGGAGCTAGTAGTTTGAAGCTTTCAGCAACAAGTAGTTCATCCTCGCGGAGGCGGCATTCAAATGAGATATGTCCTGAGCCATCATTTCGCTTACCTGATATAGAGAGGATGGAGCACGAAGGAGGAAGAGAGGCTTAA